The bacterium genome has a window encoding:
- a CDS encoding PilZ domain-containing protein, producing MEDHPFTLILDDASTGLGNAALRLLRMGIDVFYAADPDEAVLFCRQSEAGGVRAVMVPETLDLAVLGKVLPRLPANKDRSITSLVAVGELADEKRLGELRKAGIDRALRTPFDDSALRWVANEARFENEHQPKRQFSRAPTDLLCRASWGIRRKDLVCSTLSKGGAFLETPSPLEIGQKIKLRIPLPNGPVSLKCVVANHEMSASLRPSGMGVTFVEPATGEDPLGSFVSARMAEFML from the coding sequence ATGGAAGATCATCCCTTTACGCTGATTCTGGACGACGCCTCCACGGGCCTGGGGAACGCCGCCCTCCGGCTCCTGCGCATGGGCATCGATGTCTTCTATGCCGCGGACCCGGACGAGGCCGTGCTGTTCTGCCGCCAATCCGAGGCGGGCGGTGTACGCGCGGTGATGGTCCCGGAAACGCTCGATCTGGCCGTTCTCGGCAAGGTGCTTCCGCGGCTACCCGCCAACAAGGACAGATCGATCACCAGCCTGGTCGCCGTCGGCGAGCTGGCGGATGAGAAACGCCTGGGCGAGCTACGCAAGGCCGGGATCGACCGGGCGCTGCGGACGCCCTTCGACGACAGCGCCCTGCGCTGGGTGGCCAACGAGGCGCGGTTCGAAAATGAGCACCAGCCCAAACGCCAGTTTTCGAGAGCCCCGACCGACCTGCTCTGCCGCGCTTCCTGGGGGATCCGGCGCAAGGATCTCGTCTGCTCGACCCTCTCGAAGGGGGGCGCCTTCCTCGAGACGCCCTCGCCGCTCGAGATCGGCCAGAAGATCAAGCTGCGGATCCCGCTACCGAATGGGCCGGTTTCCCTCAAATGCGTCGTCGCGAACCACGAGATGAGCGCCTCCCTTCGCCCCTCGGGAATGGGAGTGACCTTTGTGGAGCCCGCCACGGGTGAGGATCCGCTTGGGAGCTTCGTGAGCGCCCGCATGGCCGAATTCATGCTCTGA